A single genomic interval of Geotrypetes seraphini chromosome 1, aGeoSer1.1, whole genome shotgun sequence harbors:
- the LOC117351267 gene encoding guanine nucleotide-binding protein G(I)/G(S)/G(O) subunit gamma-10, with the protein MSSNSSLNTVQRLVEQLKLEAGVERIKVSQAAAELQQYCIQNACKDALLVGMPAGSNPFREPRSCALL; encoded by the exons ATGTCTTCAAACTCCAGCCTGAACACGGTGCAGAGACTGGTGGAACAGCTGAAATTGGAAGCCGGGGTGGAAAGAATCAAG GTATCTCAGGCTGCTGCGGAACTTCAGCAGTACTGTATACAGAATGCATGCAAGGACGCACTGCTGGTGGGAATGCCTGCAGGGAGCAACCCCTTTAGGGAGCCGCGATCCTGCGCTTTACTCTGA